One genomic segment of Anaerolineae bacterium includes these proteins:
- a CDS encoding carbohydrate ABC transporter permease, giving the protein MEATSGYEVAGRGEALVIRPVVRPWYRRKELRRAVYMVLVYALIVPGAILLLLPFLWMLSTALKTPKQIFVFPPKWIPDPIRWENFVEGWTKYLPFTLFLRNSLIITVNNIIGNLVSCCLAAYGFARLRARGKNILFLMVLGTMMIPMWVTLIPQYVLFSWLDWTNTFLPLMVPPWFGWPFFIFLLRQFFMTIPKDLDDAARIDGCSTWGILWRIILPLSRPALATVTVFAFIGNWNNFMGPLVYLRDQDKYTLALGLQRFQGQFGNVQYHYMMAVAVITVLPIIIVFFLAQQYFVRGIVMSGIKG; this is encoded by the coding sequence ATGGAAGCGACCAGCGGATACGAAGTGGCAGGGCGCGGGGAAGCGCTAGTGATCCGGCCGGTGGTGCGCCCTTGGTATCGCCGTAAGGAGCTCCGCCGCGCCGTATATATGGTCCTTGTTTACGCCCTGATCGTTCCAGGGGCGATCCTGCTTCTCCTGCCCTTCCTCTGGATGCTTTCGACCGCTTTGAAAACTCCTAAGCAGATCTTCGTCTTCCCACCTAAATGGATCCCCGATCCGATCCGCTGGGAGAACTTCGTGGAGGGGTGGACGAAGTATCTGCCGTTCACCCTGTTTCTGCGCAACTCCTTGATCATTACGGTCAATAACATCATCGGCAACCTGGTCTCCTGCTGTCTGGCTGCCTATGGGTTTGCACGCCTGCGGGCGCGCGGCAAGAACATCCTCTTCTTGATGGTCCTGGGGACTATGATGATACCGATGTGGGTGACGCTCATCCCGCAGTATGTGCTGTTCAGCTGGCTGGATTGGACCAATACGTTTCTGCCGCTCATGGTCCCTCCCTGGTTTGGCTGGCCCTTTTTCATCTTCCTGCTGCGCCAGTTTTTCATGACGATCCCGAAAGACCTCGACGATGCGGCCCGCATTGATGGTTGCTCCACCTGGGGCATCCTCTGGCGAATTATCTTGCCGCTCTCCAGGCCGGCGCTGGCCACGGTGACGGTTTTCGCCTTCATCGGTAACTGGAACAACTTCATGGGGCCATTGGTGTATCTGCGGGATCAGGATAAGTACACACTAGCCCTGGGCCTGCAGCGCTTTCAGGGGCAGTTTGGCAACGTGCAATACCATTACATGATGGCGGTAGCGGTGATCACCGTGCTGCCCATTATCATCGTCTTCTTCTTAGCCCAGCAATATTTCGTCCGAGGCATCGTAATGTCGGGGATCAAAGGCTAA
- a CDS encoding sugar ABC transporter permease: MAWTLPLIRGRRLTLQQREELDFYLAIALWLLGFVLFTGGPILFSLGMSFTNWTGLTNREWIGLANYVKLFFNDPLFWIVLKNTFYYGFASVFLGTLFALLVAILMNQKVPGIAVFRTLYYLPSVTSGVAIAIMWLWLFNPQVGLINYLLSLVGIKGPPWLASQQWAMPALILMSLWGIGGNMIILLAGLQGIPDHLYEAARIDGANKWHEFRHVTLPMLSPVLFYVIVISIIASFQIFDNVYVMTRGGPGTATLVYVMYLYQNAFEYQKMGYASAMAWVLFLIILGLTWAQFRGSRYWVYYEFEEEKR; encoded by the coding sequence ATGGCTTGGACATTGCCTTTGATCCGAGGGCGGCGATTGACCTTACAGCAGCGAGAGGAGCTCGACTTCTATCTCGCCATCGCGCTTTGGCTGTTGGGCTTTGTGCTCTTCACTGGAGGCCCGATCCTGTTCTCTTTGGGCATGAGCTTCACGAACTGGACGGGCCTGACCAACCGGGAGTGGATTGGACTGGCGAACTATGTGAAGCTCTTCTTCAATGATCCGCTCTTTTGGATTGTGCTCAAGAACACCTTCTACTATGGCTTCGCCAGCGTCTTTCTGGGCACCCTCTTTGCCCTGCTCGTGGCCATCCTAATGAATCAAAAAGTGCCAGGCATCGCAGTCTTTCGCACCCTCTATTATCTGCCTTCGGTGACCAGCGGGGTGGCCATCGCCATCATGTGGCTGTGGCTGTTTAATCCCCAGGTGGGATTGATTAACTACTTGCTCTCCCTGGTGGGCATCAAAGGGCCTCCCTGGCTGGCTAGTCAGCAATGGGCGATGCCGGCCCTGATCCTCATGAGCCTGTGGGGCATTGGCGGCAACATGATCATCCTGCTGGCTGGCCTGCAGGGCATCCCAGATCATCTCTATGAGGCTGCGCGCATCGATGGAGCTAACAAGTGGCATGAGTTCCGCCATGTCACTCTCCCTATGCTGTCACCCGTGCTCTTCTACGTGATCGTGATCTCGATCATCGCTTCGTTCCAGATCTTCGACAATGTGTACGTGATGACGCGCGGCGGGCCGGGGACGGCTACGTTGGTGTATGTGATGTACCTGTATCAGAACGCGTTCGAGTACCAGAAGATGGGCTATGCCTCTGCGATGGCCTGGGTCCTCTTCCTCATCATCCTGGGGCTCACTTGGGCACAATTTCGGGGCAGCCGTTACTGGGTGTACTACGAGTTCGAAGAGGAGAAGCGATAA
- a CDS encoding sugar ABC transporter substrate-binding protein: MSNLLAHKITRRDLLRWMGVGAAGAALAACVPPTPAPAPAAAPTEAPQEVEKPAPAAEKVVLTFGHHWEAAFQPHQEKFDQMWLERHPGVEIKVTYNTWSEHNRIVPTWAAAGELPDIIYVHGRYAFPWNHEGILISIQDYVDQDVEFDVKGIWEEALKLYRYKGKQYEIPYDHGPVILGYNKDLFDAAGLPYPDDTWTMDDLLENAKKLTKEGQWGWGGYYSQIVQLGNEWGITLVGPWGGEVFNEEETKLLLDSPECLTALQWWADMLHVHKVAPLPAESQAFPAGPWVAGVTAMFALASWGTPTLREFANFQWDVAPWPKGPKGRKCGSFGSGFGITRDCKHPDVAWSYLREYLSKEGMEFMWGSSGRGSPARKAAYESWMNSPVAPEHAEYYLDALENYAVTGRPYQTLAGGEILDIFDRNTSLVQTGEKTVEEAVQAIIKEGTPVLEEAYKRLMG, from the coding sequence ATGTCCAACTTACTTGCTCACAAGATCACCCGTCGTGATCTTTTGCGTTGGATGGGCGTTGGCGCTGCTGGAGCTGCCCTAGCCGCTTGCGTCCCGCCGACCCCGGCTCCAGCCCCCGCTGCTGCCCCAACGGAGGCTCCCCAAGAAGTTGAGAAGCCAGCCCCGGCTGCTGAAAAGGTCGTCCTAACCTTTGGCCATCACTGGGAGGCCGCCTTCCAACCTCACCAGGAGAAGTTTGATCAGATGTGGTTAGAGCGGCATCCTGGTGTCGAGATCAAGGTGACGTACAACACCTGGAGTGAGCACAACCGCATCGTGCCCACCTGGGCCGCCGCCGGCGAGCTGCCTGACATCATCTACGTGCACGGGCGCTACGCCTTCCCCTGGAACCACGAGGGCATCCTTATCAGCATCCAGGATTACGTGGATCAGGACGTCGAGTTTGACGTGAAGGGGATCTGGGAGGAGGCCCTAAAGCTGTATCGCTACAAGGGCAAGCAGTATGAGATCCCCTATGATCATGGCCCTGTCATCCTCGGCTATAACAAGGATCTCTTTGACGCGGCTGGGCTGCCGTATCCCGATGATACCTGGACGATGGACGACCTCCTGGAAAACGCCAAGAAGCTGACTAAGGAGGGCCAATGGGGCTGGGGCGGCTACTACAGCCAGATCGTCCAACTGGGCAATGAGTGGGGCATCACCCTGGTCGGCCCGTGGGGAGGCGAGGTCTTTAACGAGGAGGAGACCAAGCTCCTGCTGGACTCGCCGGAGTGCCTAACTGCCCTTCAGTGGTGGGCTGACATGTTGCATGTGCACAAGGTGGCCCCGTTGCCGGCCGAGTCGCAGGCGTTCCCGGCCGGGCCATGGGTGGCCGGGGTAACGGCCATGTTCGCCCTCGCCTCCTGGGGCACGCCCACCCTGCGCGAGTTCGCAAACTTCCAGTGGGATGTCGCCCCGTGGCCCAAGGGTCCCAAAGGGCGCAAGTGCGGCTCCTTCGGCAGCGGCTTCGGCATCACGCGCGACTGCAAGCATCCCGATGTCGCTTGGAGCTACCTCCGTGAGTATCTCTCCAAGGAAGGGATGGAATTCATGTGGGGCTCCTCTGGGCGTGGCAGCCCTGCTCGCAAGGCGGCCTATGAGAGCTGGATGAACTCGCCGGTCGCCCCAGAGCACGCCGAGTACTACCTGGACGCCTTGGAGAATTACGCGGTCACCGGCCGGCCCTATCAGACGCTGGCGGGCGGCGAGATCCTCGACATCTTCGATCGCAACACTAGCCTCGTGCAGACAGGCGAGAAGACCGTAGAAGAGGCCGTCCAGGCGATTATCAAAGAGGGTACCCCCGTCCTAGAGGAAGCCTACAAGCGGCTTATGGGGTAA
- a CDS encoding PQQ-binding-like beta-propeller repeat protein — protein MTEDHQTFWLIRLTMVLALILVGVGPGMPLWKLDPTEPVQAQSPLTPHLWLPLVLKSDDSASTEWSQHAHDAQHTGYVPQAPPYPWRLRWIWNGVDASGRVRKVTTSGTLPRNVQPVTGGGRVYIAAGTDGVFALSEATGQQLWRQSGIGDVRSTVAYDPDTQSVFVVSSNGRLYKLRALDGVVLSQFDSGQSSTLSLPPAVVSDRVLFSIGNSVYAVSKQTMQQIWAYDAGATVAVPPAYSPSRNVVIVATEPDLYVHAIYNNNGTRKWRVRPVHSSRNFTDPTEYRLGWPVIAESAGYVLIKVRLDWETMWRNWPQTNVGIRQFLTQNPGDQALFVLDLDDGGVPYIAHVGHGGYGDGGYMPMGPQPVVRRLPNGKEVVYIVIRAKHVYDPRWDSHFGEMVLDDTTVSGLQGGYVRFIRFDWPPGSENPFLLTDEQPNVSMAGDYLFGGHWEAGFAMRILDRSDARGSFGSPITTQRLSTVVTSQDNTGACAFSPSHYCPRGLGGGRVYDFGFYIYYDQGPVYDQYWSEYAVWVVSNDNLYFRSCDGAIVALTSGHPEATVIAPAMAPALPPDLPEDAPVAAIPHAAARAWAGRTVTITGTLHYVFNNGKQVLLGFDYPHQGAFKVIIRRADWSRFGSAPERMYHVGQRMAVTGTISWYQGDPAIYVTAPEQIR, from the coding sequence ATGACCGAGGATCATCAGACCTTCTGGCTTATCCGGCTGACCATGGTTCTCGCCCTTATCCTCGTAGGTGTAGGACCTGGGATGCCCCTCTGGAAGTTAGATCCTACTGAGCCTGTCCAGGCTCAGAGCCCCCTCACTCCTCACCTCTGGCTGCCCCTGGTCCTGAAGAGCGATGATAGTGCTTCCACTGAATGGAGTCAGCATGCCCACGACGCGCAGCATACCGGTTACGTCCCTCAGGCCCCGCCCTATCCCTGGCGGCTGCGGTGGATTTGGAACGGCGTGGACGCCAGCGGCCGGGTCCGCAAAGTCACCACTAGCGGTACGCTCCCTCGTAACGTCCAGCCGGTCACTGGCGGTGGGCGGGTCTACATCGCCGCTGGCACTGACGGCGTCTTCGCCCTGAGCGAGGCCACCGGCCAGCAGCTCTGGCGGCAAAGCGGCATCGGCGACGTCCGCTCCACCGTGGCCTACGATCCCGACACTCAGTCCGTCTTCGTCGTCTCCAGCAACGGGCGGCTCTATAAACTGCGCGCTTTAGATGGCGTCGTCTTGAGCCAGTTCGACTCCGGTCAGAGCAGCACTCTCTCCCTGCCCCCCGCGGTGGTCAGCGACCGGGTCCTCTTCTCTATAGGCAACTCGGTCTACGCGGTGAGTAAGCAGACGATGCAGCAGATATGGGCCTACGACGCCGGCGCGACGGTGGCTGTCCCGCCCGCCTATTCGCCTTCTCGGAATGTAGTGATTGTGGCAACCGAGCCAGACCTCTATGTCCATGCGATCTACAATAACAACGGCACGCGCAAGTGGCGCGTTCGGCCAGTCCACTCCAGCCGCAACTTCACCGACCCCACTGAATATCGCCTCGGCTGGCCTGTCATCGCTGAGAGCGCCGGATACGTGCTGATCAAGGTTCGACTGGATTGGGAGACGATGTGGCGCAATTGGCCGCAGACCAACGTCGGGATACGCCAGTTTCTGACCCAAAATCCTGGCGACCAGGCCCTCTTCGTTCTGGACTTGGACGATGGGGGCGTCCCCTACATCGCCCATGTGGGCCACGGCGGCTATGGGGACGGCGGTTACATGCCGATGGGACCGCAGCCGGTGGTCCGGCGACTGCCGAATGGCAAAGAGGTGGTCTACATCGTCATCCGCGCCAAACACGTCTACGACCCCCGCTGGGACTCCCATTTTGGCGAAATGGTGCTAGATGATACCACCGTGAGTGGCCTGCAGGGTGGATACGTGCGCTTCATCCGCTTTGACTGGCCGCCCGGGTCGGAGAATCCCTTCCTGCTCACCGACGAACAGCCCAACGTCTCTATGGCTGGTGACTACCTCTTTGGCGGGCACTGGGAGGCGGGCTTCGCCATGCGCATCCTGGACCGCTCCGACGCGCGGGGAAGTTTCGGGAGTCCCATCACGACCCAGCGCCTCTCCACCGTGGTGACCTCGCAGGATAACACCGGCGCGTGTGCCTTCAGCCCCTCGCACTACTGCCCCAGGGGTCTGGGGGGCGGGCGCGTGTACGACTTTGGCTTCTACATCTATTACGACCAGGGCCCGGTCTACGACCAGTACTGGAGCGAGTACGCCGTCTGGGTGGTGAGCAACGACAACCTCTACTTCCGCAGTTGCGATGGAGCGATCGTGGCGTTGACCAGCGGCCACCCCGAGGCGACGGTGATTGCGCCGGCGATGGCGCCCGCCTTGCCCCCTGACCTGCCGGAAGATGCGCCAGTTGCTGCTATTCCCCACGCTGCTGCGCGCGCGTGGGCCGGGCGCACCGTGACCATCACCGGCACATTGCACTATGTCTTCAATAATGGCAAACAGGTGTTGCTGGGCTTCGACTATCCCCACCAGGGAGCGTTCAAGGTCATCATCCGGCGGGCCGATTGGAGCCGTTTTGGCAGCGCGCCGGAACGCATGTATCACGTTGGCCAACGGATGGCGGTGACCGGCACCATTTCCTGGTATCAGGGCGACCCGGCCATCTACGTCACCGCGCCGGAGCAGATTCGGTAA